Part of the Terriglobia bacterium genome, GTCCCTTCGCCTGTCATCCTAAGTGGAGCGAAGAACCACGGCAGTTCCCTGAGGGTAAACCCGCGAAGTGGGAGAAGCATCCCCGTATTTAGCTAGGAGAAATGCAGGGACCCTTCGCTTCGCTCAGGGTGACCAGGTGTTGCGGTGTTACACCCTTCTGTAAAACGACGCTAATCGCCGAACAAAGAAGCAACGAACTCGCGTGGATTGAAGGGAACCAGGTCGTCGATTCTCTCCCCGATGCCGACAAACTGGATGGGCAGGCCAAGCTCGCGGGCAATGGCGACGACCACTCCGCCTTTGGCGGTCCCATCGAGCTTTGTGAGGATGATGCCCGTTGCCCCGGCATGCTCGGTAAACTGGCGCGCCTGGGCCAGCCCATTCTGTCCCGTGGTGGCATCCATCACCAGCAGCACCTGGTGGGGCGCGCCGGGCACTTCCCGCGAGGCAATGCGGCACATCTTGTTGAGCTCCGCCATCAGATTGTGCTTGGTGTGCAGGCGTCCGGCGGTGTCCACAATGACCGGATCGAACCCGCCTGATCGCGCGGCCTTCAGACCATCGAAGAGCACGGCGGAGGGATCTGCGCCCGCTTTCTGCTTGACGATTTCCATTTCCAGCCGCGTAGCCCAGATGTCAAGTTGTTCGATGGCAGCCGCGCGAAACGTGTCTGCGGCCACCAGCATGGGCTTGCGGCCCCGGTCCTTGTAACAGCGGGCCAGTTTGGCGATGCTGGTGGTCTTTCCGACGCCATTCACGCCTACCACCAGGATCACTTCCGGCTGGCCCCCGGCAGGCTTCGCGGGGACTCGACGGCTGTCGGCGCCGTCCCGAGGACTCTCGAGAATCCTGAGAATTTCCTGTTCCACGGCGCCTCGGATTTCGCGCGCATCTTTCAGAGTTCCGCGGCGGGTCTGTTCCCGCAGGCCGGTCAGAATGTCGCTGGAAGTGTCCACGCCCAGGTCCGCCATGATCAAGGTGGCCTCGAGGTCGTCCAGAAGGGCCGGATCAATCGCTTCGCGCCCTTCCGTCACCTGATCAAGCCGCTCGACCAGTTGGTTCTTGGTTGAGGATACCGCCTGCTTAAGCCGCTTGAAGAGGTTGCTTTTCTGTTCCTGGGGACCGAATAGAGTTTGCACCATGCGCTTTTTATTGTAGCGCAAAGTGGGCGAGGTCAGGATCTGACCTCAACACCGGGAACCTGGGAGCGGCGCCTCATTTCAAACTTCCGCAGGTAGCCCTTGGCGTAGGCCGAGTGCAGCGCATCCACAACGATGGGGTCGTAGCGGGTCCCGGCGTGCTTCTTCAGGATCTCCAGCGCGGAAGGGAAGTCGCAGCCTGTCTGGTAGGGCCGGTCGGTTGTGACGGCGTCAAAGGTGTCCGCGACGGCGACGATCCGGACCAGCAGCGGAATCTCATCGCCGTTAATGCCGTCCGGATAGCCGGAACCATCGAGCGATTCGTGGTGCCAGCGGATAGCCGGAAGCGTACCGGCCAATTGCTGCACCTGCCGGACAATTTCAAATCCCATGATGGTGTGGCGTTTCATGAGCTCGAATTCTTCGTCGGTCAGCACTCCGGGCTTTCGCAGCACCTGGTCATCAACGCCGATTTTCCCCACGTCGTGCAGCGTGGCGGAATCGCGGACCAGCTCCACCTCCAGGTCGTCCAACCCGATTTCTTTTGCCAGGATCATGGAGTACTGCGATACGCGGCTCGAGTGGCCCTTGGTGTAAGGGTCCTTGGCGTCAACCGCGGCGGCCATCATTTCGATCGAGTCGATAAACAGTTGCCGGTTCTCCTCCGATGCCCGCTTCAGGTCGCTGATGTACTGCTGGAGATCTTCGGCCATGATGTTGAAGCCCTGGGCCAGTTCGCCAATTTCCGTGCGGTTGCGAACATCAGCGCGGACGCTGAAGTCTCGTGCCGCAATGGCGCGGGCCGTGCGGGCCAGGTGGGCGATGGGCCGCGTGATCGACTTGGAAGCAAAAACGGCGACCATCAGGCTGATGATGATGACCAGCAACCCCAGGCGAATGGTGGCATCGCGCATTTCGATGACGCTCATAAATGCGTCGCTCTTCTTCTTCTGGAGGATCACGCCCCACCGCCCGCTGAGCGTGGGCGAATAGGTCCCGAGCATGGGAACAACTCTGCCGTTGCGAACCAGGTTGTATTCTGACGTTTCAGTGAGATGGGCGCGGCCGCGCCATGCCAGGAATTTCTGCACGATGGGATTGCTCACCATGTCAAGCCCCGCGACGTTCTGGTCGGGATTGTTGGAAGCCACCGTCCGGCCCGAATTGTCTACGATGCAGGCCTCGAGGCCCAGCCTTCTCGACTCTGCCAGCTCATCCCCCAGCGGCCGCAGAGTTACCACGGCAGCGACCATGCCAAGAAAGGTGTTCCGGCGCTCGATGGGTTCGGCCATCACCATCACCAGTTCGCTGCCACGAGGCCCCACCGCAGTCAGGGGATTGCTCTCATACCGCTGCCCCTGACGCGCCGCCAGGAAAGCTGCTTCCAGGGCTTTGCGGACGAAGGTATCGGAGCCGGCGTTAAATCCGCTGGCTTGAGTGGCCTGGGCGCCGCGTCCGCGCGCCTCGGCGTTCAGGACGGTGACGTAGATCACGCCCGGCTGGTCCGCCAGCGAGTCTTCGAGCGCGCGTTCCATCTGTGGGTCATCTTCATACTTGGAATTCCGCACCTCGACGGCCAGCGGAGCGACCGCGTCGAAAAGTTCCTTTACCTGCTGCCGGACGTTTTCGACGTAAAGCTGGATCTGCTGGGCAAGCGACTTGGAGAGCGTCGTCTGAAGGATTTTTTCCTGCGTTTCCAGCCGGCCCTTGTTCATGCTGACCATTCGCCAGCCGAAAAACCACAGAGGAAGGACGCTGATGCTGACCAGAATCAACAGGAGGATATACTGAATTCTCAATTGCCTGGGCAACACCTGTTTCATCTGCGCTGCGCTCACTCTATCCCTGTAATTCTCGGCCATCAACGCCGAGAACTTGAGCGATGCGCCGCCTTTCATCAGGCAACAGGTCCGTCGTGCGGGAAGCGCGCGACCTTCTGGTACTCGGCGCCTCCCAGGAGCAGCCGGCTTTCCCAGAGGAAGAATTCTGACACTTCAAAGCTGCCCACAGGCGATGTTTCCTCTGCGGACAAAAGCGACTCAAACTTGGGTTGCGGGCGGGGAGTTTTGAAGCGCGCGAGGGTCAGGTGAGGTCTAAAGGGACGGTCTTCCGGCGGGAAGCCCAGCGGCGCCATCGCGCTCTCAACCTGGGCTGCCAGCCGGGCAAGACCGGGCGGGGCCTCAAGACCGGCCCAGAATACGCGCGGTCTTTTGGCGTTCGGGAAGAAGCCGAAGCCGTGGACCCGAACGGTAAATGCGTCAAACCGTTCCATCCGGCCCAAGGCATTCTTCACCTCTGCTTCCTGCCGGGCAGAAATGTCGCCCAGGAATTTCAGTGTCAGGTGGGTCCCTTCAGGCCGCGTCCAACGGGCATCGCCGCTCGCCGCGCGAAAGCGTGCCTGCTGGCGGGCAAGGGCCTCGCGGATGGATGCCGGCAACTCGATGGCGATGAATGCTCGCATACTGATAGGCGGACCGCGGAAGAACAGCGGTGCCGGTTTTTAACAATCGATTCCGAGCAAGGAGGGGGATGCTTCGCGGAGTTTACCCTGAGCCCCTTCACTTCGTTCAGGGCCGTTCGCAAATGGAGTGCGAACGGGCTCAGCATGACAGGCCAGCGCTTTTCAGCGGCCTGTTATTTTCTGATTCGCCGCCGAAGCATCTCCAGAGCAAACTGCGAGGAGAGCAGCCGGACGCGTTCGCGGTCGCCCGGAAAATGGAATTCCCGCACCTCTGTCCCGCGATCGTCGGCGACGGCGATAAAGACCATGCCGGCGGGCTTCGTTTCGGTCCCGCCTCCGGGACCGGCAATTCCGGTGATCCCGATGCCGATGGAAGCATTGGCCTTCCGCCGGATGCCTTCCGCCAGCGCCTGCGCCACAGGTCTTGACACGGCCCCACAGGCTTCCAGCAGCTTCGGTGATACACCTGCAAATTTGGTCTTCAGTTCGTTGCTGTAGCAGACGGTCCCACCCAGGTAATATTCGGAGCTTCCGGGCACACGCGTGATCCGTTCGCCCAGCAGGCCGCCCGTGCAGCTTTCAGCGGTGGCCAGCGTTTTCTGCCTCATCACCAGATACATTCCCACCACCTCTTCCAGGGTCTCGCCGCGGGTGGAGAAAACATGATCGCCCAGTACAGGCTCGATCTTGTCCGTCAGTTCGTCCAGCAGGGCGTCCGCTTCCTGCGGCGTGGCCGCGTGGGCGCTGAGATGCACTTCGATGGCGCCGCCGGTGGAGAGGATGGTGGTGGAAACATTGCTGTAGGGCTTGTAGAGCGGCGCGATGCGCTCGTCCACTTCGGATTCCGGCAGCCCGGCCACTTTGATGACGCGGGTGCGAATCGGAATGCCGGGCACGCGGTTCCTGAGGCGTGGCACGCACTGCTCGTCGAACATCGCCTCCATCTCGGGCGGCGGTCCCGGTAGCATCACGATGATTTTGCTGCCATGCTCAATCCAGATTCCCGGCGCCGTGCCGTTTTTGTTGGGAAGCCATTCGGCGCCTTCCGGCACGAGGGCCTGGCGCGCGTTATTGGCCGGCATCCGGCGGCCCGTGCGCGCATAGCGCGCGGCGATGCGCTCGATGATTTCAGGGACTTCGCGAAGCGTGAGACCGAGTACGTTTGCAACCACCTCGCGGTTGACGTCGTCCTCGGTGGGACCGATGCCGCCCATGAGGATGATCAACTCACTGCGGTCGAGCGCCGTGCGGAAGACAGAGCCTAGCCGTCCGGCGTCGTCCCCCACGACGGTTTTGAACCGGACTTCGATGCCCAGCGAATTCAGCTTGCCGGTGAGATAGAGTGAGTTTGTGTCATGGCGGTGAGGCGTGAGAAGTTCCGAGCCGACGGCGATGATTTCTGCGTCCATTCTGGATTAGCGATGAGCAGCCGGAAGTATTCGAAGGTCCGTCCGCGCCAGTGCCCGACGGGGGGCCACGCCGGGTTGTCCTTGTCACTTCCCACTTGACTTCAGCAAAGGCAGGCCTTCAATTCCCATGAACAACTCCACCAGAGAGCTGTGGGTCGCCACAACCATGCTGCGGCGCGGCGAAAACGCCAGCCCCACGATGTTGTATCCGGAGACGCACAGCTCGGCTTTTCCCTCTGGCGTGATCCGCGCAACTCCTCTCTGCCCGGAAAGGGAAGCTGCCACGTAGAGATTGCCCGCGGCGTCAAACGCCATTCCCTGCGGGCGGCCCAGCCCGCGATAAAAGCGTTTGACTGCACCGTGGGGTGAAATGGAGTATACGCTGTCGAAACTTGAGGTCGTTGGACCGGTGACGTAGAGGTCGCCTTCCGGCCCCATGGCCAGATGATAGGCGGAAACGCTCGGCTCGAGAGTTGCGAACACGAAGATCTGGCGGTCAGGGCTGATCTTGAAAATGGTGCCGGTACGGTCACCCGCATAGAGATTGCCGAGCTGGTCAAAGACCAGTCCCGTTGCCACGCCCATGCCCTCCGCATAAGTATTGACCTCGGCTTCCGGACTCACCTGATAGATGGTGCCTTCCATGCGGCTCGAGATGTAGAGCATGCCGTCCCGTCCAAAGGCCAGCCCTGTCGGGTTCAACAGGTCATTCACAAAAGGCTTCACGACATGCTGGCTGGTGATCTTGTAGACGGAAACCGGGACTTTCTGCCCCCGGCTGCCGCTGAATGTGGAAAAGATGTTTCCTTCTCCATCGATGGCGGGATTGGCGACAGGGTGCAGCGAGTCGGTGAGAAGTATGCCGACGGCAACCGTCGTCGGAGAAGTCGTGGCGCTGCCGGTGTCAATGGTAAGTTCACCGCTCACCACGCCCTCGGGTACGCGCACAACCAGTCGGCTGGAAGAACTCAGCAACAGACTGCCGGATTGATCGCCGAACCGGACGGTGGGACGGTTGTTGCCATTCGATATGAAATCCCTGCCGTGGATGGATATTTCACCCCCGGGAATCGCTGCCTGAGGCGTTACACGTTCAACCAGAGGTTTGCTTGCAGGTTTGTGGGCCTTGCCCGTCGCGCGGCCGGATTTAGTCCCCTTTTTCCACAAAGTCATCGAATTATGTAACCCAGGAGCGCCAGCGCCACCAGCGCATAGGCGCCCGCCAGAAGGTCATCTAACATGATACCCCAACCGCCCGGCAAACGCTCTGCCCGGCCGGCCGGAAACGGCTTTGTAATATCGAAAATCCTGAACAGGCAAAGCCCCGCGAGCAGCCACTTCCACGAGGCATGTGGGACCAGCAGAAACGTCACCATCTGCCCCACCACTTCATCAATCACCACGTGCGACGGGTCTGTGCAGCCAAAAAATTTCTCGCTCTCGCCAGCCGCCCACACGCCAACAAAAAAAATGAGCGTCGCTGCCCCGATCAGCGCCGCGTCACGCCATTTGGTCCCGAAGGGGGCCGCATCCAATGCCGCTATGATGCCGACGCCCACCGCTGATCCCACGGTGCCCGGCAGGACGGGAAAATAGCCGGCGCCTGCAACCGTCGCGATCCAGACCGCCGGCCTGCTCCGCTTTTCAACCGTCGTTGCCTTCGTCACTGTTGTCCTCTGCGACGGGCTCAGGACGGTCCTGCTTTCCGCTCGCGGTGTCTGGGACCCGGTACCGTCCCTCCAGCCAGTTGTCCAGGTCAATGAGTTTGCAGCGCTCGCTGCAGAAAGGCCGGAAAGGGTTTCCTGCGTATGGGACTTCCTTTTTACA contains:
- a CDS encoding HD domain-containing phosphohydrolase, with the protein product MKGGASLKFSALMAENYRDRVSAAQMKQVLPRQLRIQYILLLILVSISVLPLWFFGWRMVSMNKGRLETQEKILQTTLSKSLAQQIQLYVENVRQQVKELFDAVAPLAVEVRNSKYEDDPQMERALEDSLADQPGVIYVTVLNAEARGRGAQATQASGFNAGSDTFVRKALEAAFLAARQGQRYESNPLTAVGPRGSELVMVMAEPIERRNTFLGMVAAVVTLRPLGDELAESRRLGLEACIVDNSGRTVASNNPDQNVAGLDMVSNPIVQKFLAWRGRAHLTETSEYNLVRNGRVVPMLGTYSPTLSGRWGVILQKKKSDAFMSVIEMRDATIRLGLLVIIISLMVAVFASKSITRPIAHLARTARAIAARDFSVRADVRNRTEIGELAQGFNIMAEDLQQYISDLKRASEENRQLFIDSIEMMAAAVDAKDPYTKGHSSRVSQYSMILAKEIGLDDLEVELVRDSATLHDVGKIGVDDQVLRKPGVLTDEEFELMKRHTIMGFEIVRQVQQLAGTLPAIRWHHESLDGSGYPDGINGDEIPLLVRIVAVADTFDAVTTDRPYQTGCDFPSALEILKKHAGTRYDPIVVDALHSAYAKGYLRKFEMRRRSQVPGVEVRS
- a CDS encoding phosphatidylglycerophosphatase A, whose translation is MTKATTVEKRSRPAVWIATVAGAGYFPVLPGTVGSAVGVGIIAALDAAPFGTKWRDAALIGAATLIFFVGVWAAGESEKFFGCTDPSHVVIDEVVGQMVTFLLVPHASWKWLLAGLCLFRIFDITKPFPAGRAERLPGGWGIMLDDLLAGAYALVALALLGYIIR
- a CDS encoding competence/damage-inducible protein A; the encoded protein is MDAEIIAVGSELLTPHRHDTNSLYLTGKLNSLGIEVRFKTVVGDDAGRLGSVFRTALDRSELIILMGGIGPTEDDVNREVVANVLGLTLREVPEIIERIAARYARTGRRMPANNARQALVPEGAEWLPNKNGTAPGIWIEHGSKIIVMLPGPPPEMEAMFDEQCVPRLRNRVPGIPIRTRVIKVAGLPESEVDERIAPLYKPYSNVSTTILSTGGAIEVHLSAHAATPQEADALLDELTDKIEPVLGDHVFSTRGETLEEVVGMYLVMRQKTLATAESCTGGLLGERITRVPGSSEYYLGGTVCYSNELKTKFAGVSPKLLEACGAVSRPVAQALAEGIRRKANASIGIGITGIAGPGGGTETKPAGMVFIAVADDRGTEVREFHFPGDRERVRLLSSQFALEMLRRRIRK
- the ftsY gene encoding signal recognition particle-docking protein FtsY — translated: MVQTLFGPQEQKSNLFKRLKQAVSSTKNQLVERLDQVTEGREAIDPALLDDLEATLIMADLGVDTSSDILTGLREQTRRGTLKDAREIRGAVEQEILRILESPRDGADSRRVPAKPAGGQPEVILVVGVNGVGKTTSIAKLARCYKDRGRKPMLVAADTFRAAAIEQLDIWATRLEMEIVKQKAGADPSAVLFDGLKAARSGGFDPVIVDTAGRLHTKHNLMAELNKMCRIASREVPGAPHQVLLVMDATTGQNGLAQARQFTEHAGATGIILTKLDGTAKGGVVVAIARELGLPIQFVGIGERIDDLVPFNPREFVASLFGD
- a CDS encoding DNA gyrase inhibitor YacG, which gives rise to MLQRGDVRCPICKKEVPYAGNPFRPFCSERCKLIDLDNWLEGRYRVPDTASGKQDRPEPVAEDNSDEGNDG
- the thpR gene encoding RNA 2',3'-cyclic phosphodiesterase, producing the protein MRAFIAIELPASIREALARQQARFRAASGDARWTRPEGTHLTLKFLGDISARQEAEVKNALGRMERFDAFTVRVHGFGFFPNAKRPRVFWAGLEAPPGLARLAAQVESAMAPLGFPPEDRPFRPHLTLARFKTPRPQPKFESLLSAEETSPVGSFEVSEFFLWESRLLLGGAEYQKVARFPHDGPVA
- a CDS encoding IPT/TIG domain-containing protein, with protein sequence MTLWKKGTKSGRATGKAHKPASKPLVERVTPQAAIPGGEISIHGRDFISNGNNRPTVRFGDQSGSLLLSSSSRLVVRVPEGVVSGELTIDTGSATTSPTTVAVGILLTDSLHPVANPAIDGEGNIFSTFSGSRGQKVPVSVYKITSQHVVKPFVNDLLNPTGLAFGRDGMLYISSRMEGTIYQVSPEAEVNTYAEGMGVATGLVFDQLGNLYAGDRTGTIFKISPDRQIFVFATLEPSVSAYHLAMGPEGDLYVTGPTTSSFDSVYSISPHGAVKRFYRGLGRPQGMAFDAAGNLYVAASLSGQRGVARITPEGKAELCVSGYNIVGLAFSPRRSMVVATHSSLVELFMGIEGLPLLKSSGK